One genomic region from Jiangella sp. DSM 45060 encodes:
- a CDS encoding folate-binding protein YgfZ, giving the protein MDAYRSPLLATPGAVAATAPDDGVAAHYGDPFREQRRLVDGEGAVDLSHRGVLRVSGPDRLTWLHQLLTQHVEHLEPHRATSALVLDAHGRVEHALYGVDDGEAFWFHTEPTSAEPLRDYLEKMKFWSQVEVADVTDEFAVVWEPRPEPAERHLSRVTERGRDVFVPRAELAAYVGGTEPAGVWAYEALRIEAREPRQGLDTDDRTIPHEVGWIGTAVHLDKGCYRGQETVARVHTLGRPPRRLVLLHLDGSVDTLPEHGAPVELDGRAVGTVGSAARHHELGPVALAVVKRNTPVDAELLAGGVAAAQEVVVDPEAGLHVRPQLR; this is encoded by the coding sequence ATGGACGCCTACCGCAGCCCGCTGCTCGCCACCCCGGGGGCCGTCGCGGCCACCGCGCCCGACGACGGCGTCGCCGCGCACTACGGCGACCCGTTCCGCGAGCAGCGCCGCCTCGTCGACGGCGAGGGCGCGGTCGACCTCTCCCACCGCGGCGTCCTGCGGGTCAGCGGCCCCGACCGCCTGACGTGGCTGCACCAGCTCCTCACCCAGCACGTCGAGCACCTCGAGCCGCACCGCGCCACGTCCGCGCTGGTCCTCGACGCGCACGGCCGGGTCGAACACGCGCTCTACGGCGTCGACGACGGCGAGGCGTTCTGGTTCCACACCGAGCCGACGTCGGCCGAGCCGCTGCGCGACTACCTGGAGAAGATGAAGTTCTGGTCCCAGGTCGAGGTCGCCGACGTGACCGACGAGTTCGCCGTCGTCTGGGAGCCCCGGCCCGAACCGGCCGAGCGGCACCTGAGCCGGGTCACCGAGCGCGGCCGCGACGTGTTCGTCCCGCGGGCCGAACTGGCGGCGTACGTGGGCGGAACCGAGCCGGCCGGCGTGTGGGCGTACGAGGCGCTGCGCATCGAGGCGCGCGAGCCGCGTCAAGGCCTCGACACCGACGACCGCACCATCCCGCACGAGGTCGGCTGGATCGGCACCGCCGTCCACCTCGACAAGGGCTGCTACCGCGGCCAGGAGACCGTCGCCCGGGTGCACACGCTGGGCCGGCCGCCGCGCCGCCTCGTCCTGCTGCACCTCGACGGCTCCGTCGACACCCTGCCCGAGCACGGCGCCCCCGTCGAGCTCGACGGCCGCGCCGTCGGCACCGTCGGCTCGGCCGCCCGCCACCACGAGCTGGGCCCCGTCGCGCTCGCCGTCGTCAAGCGGAACACTCCCGTCGACGCCGAGCTGCTGGCCGGTGGCGT
- a CDS encoding nuclear transport factor 2 family protein — protein sequence MDTTEITTLLDARSAAIHAKDLDRLMSFYADDIVYFDVVPPLFYAGADAMRDRFADWFARWSGPIGQETDDVHVEAGGDVAIVRMLIRTSGTLVTGREVGYWVRATDGLRRGPGGWTIAHEHVSLPVEFPQGTAAMDLVPGG from the coding sequence ATGGACACCACCGAGATCACGACCCTGCTGGACGCCCGGTCCGCCGCCATCCACGCGAAGGACCTCGACCGGCTGATGTCGTTCTACGCCGACGACATCGTGTACTTCGACGTCGTCCCGCCGCTGTTCTACGCAGGCGCGGACGCCATGCGCGACCGGTTCGCCGACTGGTTCGCCCGCTGGTCCGGCCCGATCGGCCAGGAAACCGATGACGTGCACGTCGAGGCCGGCGGCGACGTCGCGATCGTGCGGATGCTGATCCGGACCAGCGGCACGCTGGTGACCGGCCGCGAGGTCGGCTACTGGGTCCGCGCCACCGACGGGCTGCGGCGCGGCCCCGGCGGCTGGACGATCGCGCACGAGCACGTGTCGCTGCCGGTCGAGTTCCCGCAGGGGACCGCGGCGATGGACCTCGTGCCGGGCGGCTAG
- a CDS encoding FABP family protein — protein sequence MIEIPEDLHPACLPIAWLLGRWEGAGLGDYPTIEAFRFGQEVEFGYVPDKPFLSYRSRSWILDDDGNLVRPAARETGYWRPQENDEIEVLLTHPTGFVEIYLGQTEPARVELATRGVLKTETAKDYRTGHRLYGLVEGALMYVYEMSAMGHELQPHLSAELKRVTGATEARD from the coding sequence TTGATCGAGATCCCCGAAGACCTCCACCCGGCCTGCCTGCCGATCGCCTGGCTGCTCGGCCGCTGGGAGGGCGCGGGACTCGGCGACTACCCGACCATCGAGGCGTTCCGGTTCGGCCAGGAGGTCGAGTTCGGCTACGTCCCGGACAAGCCGTTCCTGTCCTACCGCAGCCGCAGCTGGATCCTCGACGACGACGGCAACCTCGTGCGGCCCGCGGCCCGCGAGACCGGCTACTGGCGGCCGCAGGAGAACGACGAGATCGAGGTGCTGCTCACGCACCCGACCGGGTTCGTCGAGATCTACCTCGGGCAGACCGAGCCGGCCCGGGTCGAGCTGGCCACGCGCGGCGTCCTGAAGACCGAGACCGCCAAGGACTACCGCACCGGCCACCGGCTGTACGGGCTGGTCGAGGGCGCGCTGATGTACGTGTACGAGATGTCGGCCATGGGCCACGAGCTGCAGCCGCACCTGTCGGCCGAGCTCAAGCGGGTCACCGGGGCCACCGAAGCCCGGGACTGA